In Streptosporangium album, the following are encoded in one genomic region:
- a CDS encoding AzlC family ABC transporter permease yields the protein MDSTTRSSAVRDGLGVGIAVGLSGLAFGAAAVTAGLSVAQACVLSLFAFTGASQFAMAGVVAGGGSLIAGTAGALLLGVRNGLYGLRMSDLLGARGWRRLPTAHGVIDETTAVALAQPDDRSARTGFLVTFVSLYLTWNATTLLGAVGTSRVADPAVFGLDAVGPATFLAILWPRLAGGGPESRTLRLIAGGGAAIALAATPFAPPGVPVLIAAVAVLAVILRSPK from the coding sequence ATGGATTCAACCACTCGTTCCTCGGCAGTCAGGGACGGACTGGGCGTGGGGATCGCCGTGGGACTGTCCGGGCTGGCGTTCGGCGCCGCCGCGGTCACCGCCGGGCTGAGCGTCGCGCAGGCGTGCGTGCTGAGCCTGTTCGCCTTCACCGGAGCCTCGCAGTTCGCCATGGCGGGGGTCGTCGCGGGGGGCGGCAGCCTGATCGCGGGCACGGCGGGCGCGCTGCTGCTCGGAGTCCGCAACGGACTGTACGGGCTGCGCATGTCCGATCTGCTGGGGGCCCGCGGCTGGCGCAGGCTCCCGACGGCCCACGGCGTGATCGACGAGACGACGGCGGTGGCCCTGGCCCAGCCCGACGACCGGTCGGCCAGGACCGGGTTCCTCGTCACGTTCGTCAGCCTCTACCTGACCTGGAACGCCACCACCCTGCTCGGCGCGGTGGGCACCTCCCGGGTGGCCGACCCCGCCGTGTTCGGTCTGGACGCGGTGGGCCCGGCGACGTTCCTGGCCATTCTCTGGCCCCGGCTGGCCGGAGGCGGCCCCGAGAGCCGCACGTTGCGGCTGATCGCCGGCGGCGGCGCGGCGATCGCACTGGCCGCGACCCCGTTCGCCCCGCCGGGCGTACCCGTGCTGATCGCGGCGGTGGCCGTGCTCGCCGTGATCCTGAGGAGCCCGAAGTGA
- a CDS encoding AraC family transcriptional regulator, with translation MTEREAARFWRSPGLPGVDLLKARYVTHRFTRHAHSGYAIGVILSGVEEFDYRGARHRAGSGSLVLVDPEQVHTGHAGEPGGWAYRMLYPSIEVMTDVAAELLAGRGTPYFPEAVVSHPHGAALLRAAHAATEHGDDLASSTLARTAFGVLLRHHAARRPADARPPAGGHAVRLAREILHERLVDPPTLEELANAVQARPFALIRAFKAATGLPPHAYLTTLRVRRARVLLDSGTSAAQVATEVGFTDQAHLNRHFKRIMGVPPATYQRAGTYKTGPQDQK, from the coding sequence GTGACCGAGCGGGAGGCGGCACGCTTCTGGCGCAGTCCGGGGCTGCCGGGGGTGGATCTGCTCAAGGCCAGATACGTGACCCACCGGTTCACCCGGCACGCGCACAGCGGCTACGCGATCGGCGTGATCCTGTCCGGGGTCGAGGAGTTCGACTACCGGGGCGCCCGGCACCGCGCGGGGAGCGGGAGTCTGGTCCTGGTCGATCCCGAGCAGGTGCACACCGGCCACGCCGGCGAGCCCGGCGGCTGGGCCTACCGGATGCTGTACCCGTCGATCGAGGTCATGACGGACGTCGCCGCCGAACTGCTGGCCGGGCGCGGCACACCTTACTTCCCCGAGGCCGTCGTCTCCCACCCGCACGGCGCCGCGCTGCTGCGGGCCGCGCACGCCGCCACCGAACACGGTGACGACCTCGCCTCGTCCACGCTGGCCCGCACGGCCTTCGGAGTCCTGCTGCGGCACCACGCCGCCCGCCGCCCGGCGGACGCCCGGCCCCCGGCGGGCGGGCACGCGGTACGGCTGGCACGGGAGATCCTGCACGAACGGCTCGTCGACCCGCCCACGCTGGAGGAGCTGGCGAACGCCGTACAGGCGCGGCCGTTCGCGCTGATCCGGGCTTTCAAGGCCGCCACGGGCCTGCCGCCGCACGCCTACCTGACCACGCTCCGGGTCCGGCGCGCCCGGGTGCTGCTCGACTCCGGCACGTCTGCCGCGCAGGTCGCCACCGAGGTCGGATTCACCGACCAGGCCCATCTGAACAGGCACTTCAAGCGGATCATGGGCGTACCACCCGCCACCTACCAGCGCGCAGGAACGTACAAGACGGGACCTCAAGACCAGAAATAA
- a CDS encoding serine/threonine-protein kinase, whose translation MTERKVAGRYRLLEPIGEGGMGVVWRAHDELLDRVVAVKEVRYRGVDEAERADLNRRTIREARTAGRLDHPSVIIVHDVVEEEGRPWIVMQMVRSRSLGQVVRENGPLAPERVASVGLQVLGALLAAHAAGVLHRDVKPENVLLAHDGRVVLTDFGIASMAQETGITRTGGMVGTPAFLPPERLHGLAATPESDLWSLGATLYAALEGRPPFERATAAATMMAVLHGEPAPLTHTGPLADAVLGLMAKDPATRMTAEHATALLGRAAAGGSPGHRNLAGAGSPPAPAARHFQSSSPEDAARPGGSPYDARWPRTGQHSPQAGLWHAGHAGQQPPTVEPVGPPHLGGPTHTGQPYPDPVRPPHLGGPTHIGQPSSGPARPEQWPDRGRPTDAGRSAPRVRRPGAGRVALATGAPLLAVAVGVGAWLVLRDQGDPAAASPAATVAVPGETTVPTAPSKTPRATATSSPAIPRGWQLHRDPMGFTVAVPRGWAVKRFSDRDRVEFRPPGRNGFLWIESTEDPETDPVRHWEKVERGGLAKKIWPGYERIGITPLRYRGLPAADWEFTYLKDKVRVRVLDRGFRTSAGRPYAIYWEGPDDSRSQRVFFDTFTETFRP comes from the coding sequence ATGACCGAACGGAAGGTGGCGGGCCGTTACCGCCTGCTCGAACCCATCGGCGAGGGTGGGATGGGCGTCGTCTGGCGGGCCCACGACGAGCTCCTCGACCGGGTGGTGGCGGTCAAGGAGGTCCGTTATCGCGGGGTCGACGAGGCCGAGCGCGCCGACCTGAACCGGCGGACGATCCGGGAGGCCAGGACCGCCGGACGGCTCGACCACCCATCCGTGATCATCGTGCACGACGTGGTCGAGGAGGAGGGGCGCCCCTGGATCGTCATGCAGATGGTCCGGTCGCGCTCGCTGGGACAGGTCGTCCGCGAGAACGGGCCGCTGGCGCCCGAGCGGGTCGCCTCGGTCGGGCTGCAGGTGCTGGGCGCCCTGCTGGCAGCGCACGCCGCCGGGGTGCTGCACCGGGACGTCAAACCGGAGAACGTGCTGCTGGCCCATGACGGCCGGGTCGTGCTGACCGACTTCGGCATCGCCTCGATGGCACAGGAGACCGGGATCACCCGGACGGGCGGGATGGTCGGCACCCCGGCCTTCCTCCCTCCGGAACGGCTCCACGGGCTGGCCGCCACCCCCGAGTCCGACCTGTGGTCCCTCGGGGCGACGCTGTACGCGGCCCTGGAGGGCCGTCCCCCGTTCGAGCGGGCCACGGCCGCGGCGACCATGATGGCCGTCCTTCACGGCGAGCCCGCTCCCCTGACGCACACCGGCCCCCTGGCCGACGCGGTCCTCGGCCTGATGGCCAAGGACCCCGCCACCCGGATGACCGCCGAACACGCCACGGCTCTGCTCGGCCGCGCGGCCGCGGGCGGCTCCCCCGGGCACCGGAACCTCGCCGGCGCGGGGTCGCCGCCCGCCCCGGCGGCCCGCCACTTCCAGTCCTCTTCCCCGGAGGACGCCGCACGTCCCGGCGGCTCCCCGTACGACGCCCGGTGGCCGCGCACCGGGCAGCACTCCCCCCAGGCGGGGCTGTGGCATGCGGGGCACGCCGGGCAGCAGCCCCCTACCGTCGAGCCGGTGGGGCCGCCCCACCTGGGCGGCCCCACCCACACCGGGCAGCCCTACCCGGACCCGGTGCGGCCGCCCCACCTGGGCGGCCCCACCCACATCGGACAGCCCTCCTCCGGTCCGGCGCGGCCGGAGCAGTGGCCGGACCGCGGCCGGCCCACCGACGCCGGCCGGTCCGCCCCCCGGGTGCGGCGGCCGGGGGCGGGGCGGGTGGCGCTCGCGACCGGGGCGCCCCTGCTCGCGGTCGCGGTCGGGGTCGGCGCCTGGCTGGTCCTCCGCGACCAGGGCGACCCGGCGGCCGCCTCACCGGCGGCCACCGTGGCGGTCCCCGGCGAGACGACCGTCCCCACCGCCCCCTCCAAGACTCCCCGGGCGACCGCCACCTCCTCCCCGGCGATCCCCAGAGGCTGGCAGCTCCACCGGGACCCGATGGGCTTCACCGTCGCGGTGCCCCGGGGCTGGGCCGTCAAGCGGTTCTCCGACCGCGACAGGGTCGAGTTCCGGCCTCCCGGGAGGAACGGCTTCCTGTGGATCGAGTCGACCGAGGATCCCGAGACGGACCCGGTCAGACACTGGGAGAAGGTGGAGCGGGGCGGGCTGGCCAAGAAGATCTGGCCGGGCTACGAGCGGATCGGCATCACCCCGCTGAGATACCGCGGCCTCCCGGCCGCCGACTGGGAGTTCACCTACCTGAAGGACAAGGTCAGGGTGCGCGTCCTGGACCGGGGCTTCCGCACGTCCGCAGGGCGTCCGTATGCGATCTACTGGGAGGGTCCGGACGACAGCAGGTCGCAACGGGTGTTCTTCGACACGTTCACGGAGACCTTCCGGCCGTGA
- a CDS encoding serine/threonine-protein kinase — MAEAQSSEGRRIAARYHLREPIGRGGMGIVWRAHDELLDREVAVKEVRYADMLGEDNQEDFNRRTKREARAAGRLTHPNVVVVHDVVEEDGRPWIVMQLVESRSLGKVIRQDGPLSPERVAEIGLRVLDALRAAHAQGVLHRDVKPENVLLADDGRVVLTDFGIATLETETALTMTGIAGTPAFIPPERIKGGSAQRESDLWSLGATLYAAVEGKPPHDRGGALPTMHAVLNDEPEPPVHAGRLLTAVLDGLLRKDPDLRMSYDEAARLLREVAEGGRQRPARPATPAKTAVMPAVGASPTDETDPGIQYGAAGFPATGAKLEPAVTPPGKSPAPVAPAQRPEPQKPAAVRQKPSPPPAEAPKAAGEAPKAGRAPFPPVRRDPVPLPRAEPLAPPRREPAPVPAARDSDPGDRAAAPVAEHHSTSPTVTSASRGSRSPVKRGLLVLVPAVLVVGAIAGWLGMRSREADPQSALRPSKQAGSAEPARTEPSAAPSASTSPTTDSTPSPSPSPTKTEEKSKLPEGWHMHKDSNDFSIGLPKGWYVERRQGTQVRFRGPNDPVSYMMVEYVDKAGPDPKKDWENQEPYSRGNFPGYKRVRIEKVDYMEKAADWVFTWNMRAGKARVINRGFVTKGGRGYAIYWHTLDKDWKKNLPLFEGFTQTFSSKK; from the coding sequence ATGGCCGAAGCACAGTCTTCTGAGGGACGACGCATTGCCGCCCGCTACCACCTGCGCGAGCCCATCGGCCGGGGTGGCATGGGCATCGTCTGGCGGGCCCACGATGAGCTCCTCGACCGTGAGGTCGCGGTCAAGGAGGTCCGCTATGCCGACATGCTCGGCGAGGACAACCAGGAGGACTTCAACCGGCGCACCAAGCGCGAAGCGCGTGCCGCCGGGCGGCTGACGCACCCGAACGTGGTCGTCGTCCACGACGTGGTCGAGGAGGACGGGCGCCCCTGGATCGTCATGCAGCTGGTGGAGTCCCGGTCGCTCGGCAAGGTCATCCGGCAGGACGGGCCGCTGTCGCCGGAGCGGGTGGCGGAGATCGGGCTCCGGGTGCTCGACGCCCTGCGCGCCGCGCACGCGCAGGGCGTGCTGCACCGGGACGTCAAGCCGGAGAACGTGCTGCTGGCCGATGACGGCCGGGTCGTGCTGACCGACTTCGGCATCGCGACGCTGGAGACCGAGACCGCGCTGACCATGACCGGCATCGCGGGCACGCCCGCGTTCATCCCGCCGGAGCGGATCAAGGGCGGCAGCGCGCAGCGCGAGTCGGACCTGTGGTCCCTCGGAGCGACGCTGTACGCGGCCGTGGAGGGCAAGCCGCCCCATGACCGGGGTGGGGCGCTGCCGACCATGCACGCCGTACTGAACGACGAGCCCGAGCCCCCGGTCCACGCGGGCCGCCTGCTGACCGCGGTGCTCGACGGCCTGCTGCGCAAGGACCCGGACCTGCGGATGTCCTACGACGAGGCCGCGCGGCTGCTGCGCGAGGTGGCCGAGGGCGGCAGGCAGCGTCCCGCCAGACCGGCCACGCCCGCCAAGACGGCCGTGATGCCGGCCGTGGGCGCCTCGCCGACCGACGAGACCGACCCCGGCATCCAGTACGGGGCGGCGGGCTTCCCCGCGACCGGGGCGAAACTGGAGCCGGCCGTGACGCCGCCCGGCAAGAGTCCGGCTCCCGTCGCACCGGCACAACGGCCGGAGCCGCAGAAGCCCGCCGCCGTACGGCAGAAGCCCTCTCCCCCGCCCGCGGAGGCCCCCAAGGCGGCTGGAGAGGCGCCCAAGGCCGGACGCGCCCCCTTCCCCCCGGTCCGGAGAGATCCCGTCCCCCTCCCCAGGGCCGAGCCGCTCGCACCGCCCCGGCGCGAGCCCGCCCCCGTTCCGGCTGCACGGGACTCCGATCCCGGTGACCGGGCTGCCGCGCCGGTGGCGGAACACCACTCCACCTCGCCGACGGTCACCTCCGCGTCCCGGGGGTCCCGGTCCCCGGTGAAACGCGGCCTGCTGGTGCTCGTTCCCGCGGTCCTGGTCGTCGGGGCGATAGCGGGCTGGCTCGGGATGCGCAGCCGCGAGGCGGACCCCCAGTCGGCGCTGCGCCCGAGCAAGCAGGCCGGATCGGCCGAGCCCGCACGGACGGAACCGAGTGCGGCGCCCTCCGCGTCCACCTCGCCGACCACCGACTCCACTCCCAGTCCCAGTCCCAGTCCCACCAAGACGGAGGAGAAGTCGAAGCTCCCTGAGGGCTGGCACATGCACAAGGACAGCAACGACTTCTCGATCGGCCTGCCCAAGGGGTGGTACGTGGAGAGGCGGCAGGGGACGCAGGTGCGGTTCCGCGGGCCGAACGACCCGGTGAGCTACATGATGGTCGAATACGTCGACAAGGCCGGCCCCGACCCGAAGAAGGACTGGGAGAATCAGGAGCCCTACAGCCGGGGCAACTTCCCCGGCTACAAGCGGGTCCGGATCGAGAAGGTCGACTACATGGAGAAGGCCGCCGACTGGGTGTTCACCTGGAACATGCGTGCGGGCAAGGCCCGGGTGATCAACCGGGGGTTCGTCACCAAGGGCGGCCGAGGTTACGCGATCTACTGGCACACCCTGGACAAGGACTGGAAGAAGAACCTCCCGCTCTTCGAGGGATTCACCCAGACCTTCTCCTCGAAAAAGTGA